The following coding sequences lie in one Paracidovorax avenae genomic window:
- a CDS encoding M20 family metallopeptidase, with the protein MTATSSAPAVPASAQPLLDWLASQEQAMADLLAQVVNIDSGSGHEEGVRQVAAVLRGRLEAAGIPVQTLPEPGWGECILARVPGSNAAAPGHYQLMGHMDTVFPLGTAAQRPWRVEGGKAFGPGVADMKSGLVMNVFVAEALARFGGNATPVHLLFTADEEVGSPACRTVIREHVQGARAVLNAEPGRISGNVVNERKGSYRIDFEVQGVAAHAGINPAQGASAIDALARKILALHALNGCEPGITVNVGFIQGGMASNVVAPLASAHVDLRYTAGNDLEGVLARIQAIIEEESLPRTSGRIVAKTGTLPMARTPDALLQTYQRCAQQIGFTVEGEATGGAADSGITSNMGIPSLCALGPVGGYAHSEREFCDLTTFVPRAQALALTLLALG; encoded by the coding sequence ATGACCGCCACTTCCTCCGCGCCAGCCGTCCCCGCCTCCGCCCAGCCCCTGCTCGACTGGCTCGCCTCGCAGGAGCAGGCGATGGCCGACCTGCTGGCGCAGGTCGTGAACATCGACAGCGGCAGCGGCCATGAAGAGGGCGTGCGCCAGGTCGCCGCAGTGCTGCGCGGCCGCCTGGAGGCTGCCGGAATCCCCGTGCAGACCCTGCCCGAGCCGGGCTGGGGCGAATGCATCCTGGCCAGGGTGCCGGGCAGCAACGCGGCCGCCCCGGGGCACTACCAGCTCATGGGGCACATGGACACGGTCTTCCCGCTGGGCACGGCGGCGCAGCGCCCCTGGCGCGTGGAAGGCGGCAAGGCCTTCGGCCCCGGCGTCGCCGACATGAAGTCGGGCCTGGTGATGAACGTCTTCGTGGCCGAGGCGCTGGCACGCTTCGGCGGCAACGCCACGCCTGTGCACCTGCTGTTCACCGCCGACGAAGAGGTGGGTTCGCCCGCCTGCCGCACCGTCATCCGCGAGCACGTGCAGGGCGCCCGCGCCGTGCTCAATGCCGAACCCGGCCGCATCAGCGGCAACGTGGTCAACGAGCGCAAGGGCTCCTACCGCATCGACTTCGAGGTGCAGGGCGTGGCCGCGCACGCCGGCATCAACCCCGCCCAGGGCGCGAGCGCCATCGACGCGCTGGCCCGCAAGATCCTGGCGCTGCACGCCCTCAACGGCTGCGAGCCCGGCATCACGGTGAACGTGGGCTTCATCCAGGGCGGCATGGCCTCCAACGTGGTGGCCCCGCTGGCCTCGGCACACGTGGACCTGCGCTACACCGCCGGCAACGACCTGGAAGGCGTGCTCGCGCGCATCCAGGCCATCATCGAGGAAGAATCCCTGCCGCGCACCAGCGGCCGCATCGTCGCGAAGACCGGCACCCTGCCCATGGCCCGCACGCCCGACGCGCTGCTGCAGACCTACCAGCGCTGCGCGCAACAGATCGGCTTCACCGTCGAGGGCGAGGCCACCGGCGGCGCGGCCGACAGCGGCATCACGTCCAACATGGGCATTCCCTCGCTCTGCGCCCTGGGCCCCGTGGGCGGCTATGCCCACAGCGAACGCGAGTTCTGCGACCTCACCACTTTCGTGCCCCGCGCCCAGGCGCTGGCGCTCACGCTGCTGGCGCTGGGCTGA
- a CDS encoding tripartite tricarboxylate transporter substrate binding protein BugE, whose translation MSFERTPATRRQILATGLGLAGAAALPAFAAGDKYPSRPITLVVPFPPGGSVDVMARQYTESLGRILGVPIVVDNKPGAGGSIGTQFVARAPADGYTLVASSQSSHLANPLVQPKLGYDPIKDFENIAILGRQPNVLVAHPSVPAKNFAEFVAYLKANPGQVNFATAGAGSMGQINAEAFLQAVGATGVHIPYRGGSPYVTAILAGEVQFALDNLVVFLQHIQAGKLRALAVASDTRVAQLPDVPTFKELGFPALNQPSWTGIAAPAGTPAAVVATLHKAIRKAATEPAMIENLKARGVIPPEEMSPAAFEKMMSERLVSYGEVVRKANIKPE comes from the coding sequence ATGTCCTTCGAACGCACCCCCGCCACCCGCCGCCAGATCCTCGCCACCGGCCTGGGCCTCGCCGGCGCCGCCGCCCTGCCCGCCTTCGCGGCCGGTGACAAGTACCCCAGCCGCCCGATCACGCTGGTCGTGCCCTTCCCGCCCGGCGGCTCCGTCGATGTGATGGCGCGCCAGTACACCGAATCGCTGGGCCGCATCCTGGGCGTGCCGATCGTGGTGGACAACAAGCCCGGCGCCGGCGGCTCCATCGGCACGCAGTTCGTGGCCCGGGCCCCGGCCGACGGCTACACCCTCGTGGCCTCCTCGCAAAGCAGCCACCTGGCCAACCCGCTGGTGCAGCCCAAGCTGGGCTACGACCCGATCAAGGACTTCGAGAACATCGCCATCCTGGGCCGCCAGCCCAACGTGCTGGTCGCCCACCCGAGCGTGCCCGCGAAGAACTTCGCCGAATTCGTGGCCTACCTGAAGGCCAACCCCGGCCAGGTCAATTTCGCCACGGCCGGCGCCGGCAGCATGGGCCAGATCAACGCCGAGGCGTTCCTGCAGGCCGTGGGTGCCACGGGCGTGCACATTCCCTATCGCGGCGGCTCGCCCTACGTCACCGCCATCCTGGCGGGCGAAGTGCAGTTCGCGCTGGACAACCTGGTGGTGTTCCTGCAGCACATCCAGGCCGGCAAGCTGCGCGCCCTGGCCGTGGCGTCGGACACGCGCGTGGCCCAGCTGCCCGACGTGCCGACCTTCAAGGAACTGGGCTTCCCCGCCCTGAACCAGCCGTCGTGGACCGGCATCGCCGCGCCGGCCGGCACGCCGGCCGCCGTCGTCGCCACGCTGCACAAGGCCATCCGCAAGGCCGCGACGGAGCCCGCCATGATCGAGAACCTCAAGGCCCGCGGCGTGATCCCGCCCGAAGAGATGTCGCCCGCAGCCTTCGAGAAGATGATGTCCGAGCGCCTCGTCTCCTACGGCGAGGTGGTGCGCAAGGCCAACATCAAGCCCGAGTAA
- a CDS encoding GMP reductase, which translates to MEIFDYDNVLLLPRKCRVESRSECDASVTLGQRSFRLPVVPANMKTVVDEKICRWLASNGYFYVMHRFDLDNVQFVRDMHAAGCFASISLGVKQPDYDTVDRLVAEGLCPEYITIDIAHGHADTVKAMIGYLKQHLPQAFIIAGNVATPEAIIDLENWGADATKVGVGPGKVCITKLKTGFGTGGWQLSALKWCARVATKPIIADGGIRSHGDIAKSIRFGATMVMIGSLFAGHEESPGKTVEVDGEQFKEYYGSASDFNKGEYKHVEGKRILEPIKGCLADTLVEMEQDVQSSISYSGGRKLMDIRKVNYVILGGDNAGEHLLM; encoded by the coding sequence ATGGAAATCTTCGACTACGACAACGTCCTGCTGCTGCCGCGCAAATGCCGCGTGGAGAGCCGGTCCGAGTGCGACGCCAGCGTCACCCTCGGGCAGCGCAGCTTCCGCCTGCCGGTGGTGCCGGCGAACATGAAGACGGTGGTGGACGAGAAGATCTGCCGCTGGCTCGCCAGCAACGGCTACTTCTACGTCATGCACCGCTTCGACCTCGACAACGTACAGTTCGTGCGCGACATGCACGCGGCCGGCTGCTTCGCTTCCATCTCGCTGGGCGTGAAGCAGCCCGACTACGACACGGTGGACCGGCTCGTGGCGGAGGGCCTCTGCCCCGAATACATCACCATCGACATCGCCCACGGCCATGCCGACACGGTGAAGGCCATGATCGGCTACCTCAAGCAGCACCTGCCGCAGGCCTTCATCATCGCCGGCAACGTGGCCACGCCCGAAGCCATCATCGACCTGGAGAACTGGGGCGCGGACGCGACCAAGGTGGGCGTGGGCCCCGGCAAGGTGTGCATCACCAAGCTCAAGACCGGCTTCGGCACCGGCGGCTGGCAGCTTTCGGCGCTCAAGTGGTGTGCCCGCGTGGCCACCAAGCCCATCATCGCCGACGGCGGCATCCGCAGCCACGGCGACATCGCCAAGAGCATCCGCTTCGGCGCCACCATGGTCATGATCGGCTCGCTGTTCGCGGGCCACGAGGAATCGCCCGGCAAGACCGTGGAGGTGGATGGCGAGCAGTTCAAGGAGTACTACGGTTCCGCCAGCGACTTCAACAAGGGCGAGTACAAGCACGTGGAAGGCAAGCGCATCCTCGAGCCCATCAAGGGCTGCCTCGCGGACACGCTGGTGGAGATGGAGCAGGACGTGCAGAGCTCCATCAGCTACTCCGGCGGCCGCAAGCTCATGGACATCCGCAAGGTGAACTACGTGATCCTGGGGGGCGACAACGCGGGCGAACACCTGCTGATGTGA
- a CDS encoding KGG domain-containing protein produces MANDPTNERDTGKQAQAEEALKQGARRAGPARRGFAGMDPARQREIASLGGRAAHASGNAHQFTSEEAREAGRKSHRKSTASSGGGAGASAGAASS; encoded by the coding sequence ATGGCCAATGACCCAACGAACGAACGCGATACGGGCAAGCAAGCACAGGCGGAAGAGGCGCTGAAGCAGGGAGCCCGCCGTGCCGGTCCGGCCCGGCGGGGGTTCGCGGGCATGGACCCGGCCCGCCAGCGCGAGATCGCGTCCCTGGGCGGGCGCGCGGCCCACGCCAGCGGCAACGCCCACCAGTTCACGTCGGAAGAAGCCCGCGAGGCTGGCCGCAAGAGCCATCGCAAGTCCACGGCCTCCAGCGGCGGTGGCGCTGGGGCCAGCGCAGGTGCTGCCTCGTCCTGA
- a CDS encoding sigma-54-dependent transcriptional regulator → MGLALIVDDDADAADMLAALCSAEGYHAATAHTLEAARKKMVLQPPDVVLLDLHLPDGNGLSFMNEQSLRSNTQVVLVTGHATLETSIQALRLGAADYLVKPVSLPQLRGVLSRVMPPAAIAAEIESWRKTVDDTGRFGHLVGRSACMRRVYEQIARVAGTSVTVFVTGDSGTGKELVARTVHDLSRRRSQPFLAINCGAISPQLMESEIFGHEKGSFTGAERQHQGFFERAHGGTLFLDEVTEMPMELQVKLLRVLETGTFMRVGSTVERATDVRIVAATNRDPLSAVAGGALREDLFYRLNVFPIELPPLRERTEDIGLLSTHFLAAIGQKEGRPKRLEPEALERLERYRWPGNVRELRNVMQRAYVMAEGDAITAQWLPTNGADADAPAVPEARAARVPVEDDGAESAGQLRVDVGTSIADVEQQLILRTLRHFDNHKERAAAALGVSLKTLYNKLKAYESTAADSSSTR, encoded by the coding sequence ATGGGTTTGGCTCTGATCGTGGACGATGACGCCGATGCGGCGGACATGCTGGCGGCGCTGTGCAGCGCCGAGGGCTACCACGCCGCCACGGCGCACACGCTGGAGGCGGCGCGCAAGAAGATGGTGCTGCAGCCGCCGGACGTGGTGCTGCTCGACCTGCACCTGCCGGATGGCAACGGCCTGTCGTTCATGAACGAGCAATCGCTGCGATCGAACACGCAGGTGGTGCTGGTCACGGGGCATGCCACGCTGGAAACGTCGATCCAGGCGCTGCGCCTCGGTGCGGCCGACTACCTCGTGAAGCCCGTGAGCCTGCCGCAACTGCGCGGGGTGCTGTCGCGCGTGATGCCTCCTGCGGCGATCGCCGCGGAGATCGAGTCCTGGCGCAAGACGGTGGACGATACCGGCCGGTTCGGCCACCTGGTGGGGCGCTCGGCCTGCATGCGGCGGGTGTACGAGCAGATCGCGCGCGTGGCCGGCACCTCGGTCACGGTGTTCGTGACCGGCGACAGCGGGACCGGCAAGGAACTCGTGGCGCGGACGGTGCACGACCTGAGCCGGCGGCGTTCGCAGCCATTCCTGGCCATCAACTGCGGCGCGATATCGCCCCAGTTGATGGAAAGCGAGATCTTCGGCCACGAGAAGGGCAGCTTCACGGGCGCGGAGCGGCAGCACCAGGGGTTCTTCGAGCGCGCGCATGGTGGCACGCTGTTCCTGGACGAGGTTACCGAAATGCCCATGGAACTGCAGGTCAAGCTGCTGCGGGTGCTGGAAACCGGCACCTTCATGCGCGTGGGCTCCACGGTGGAGCGGGCCACCGACGTGCGCATCGTGGCCGCGACCAACCGCGATCCCCTGTCCGCCGTGGCGGGCGGGGCCCTGCGCGAGGACCTGTTCTATCGGCTGAACGTATTCCCGATCGAGTTGCCGCCGCTGCGCGAGCGCACCGAGGACATCGGGCTGCTGAGCACCCATTTCCTGGCGGCGATCGGGCAGAAGGAGGGCCGGCCCAAGCGGCTGGAGCCCGAGGCCCTCGAGCGCCTGGAGCGCTACCGCTGGCCTGGCAACGTGCGCGAACTGCGCAACGTGATGCAGCGCGCCTACGTGATGGCGGAGGGCGATGCGATCACGGCGCAGTGGCTCCCGACCAACGGCGCCGACGCCGATGCCCCGGCGGTTCCCGAGGCCAGGGCCGCGCGCGTGCCCGTAGAGGACGACGGCGCCGAATCCGCAGGCCAGCTGCGCGTGGACGTGGGCACCTCGATCGCGGACGTGGAGCAGCAGCTCATCCTGCGCACCCTGCGGCACTTCGACAACCACAAGGAGCGCGCCGCGGCGGCCCTCGGCGTGAGCCTCAAGACCCTCTACAACAAGCTCAAGGCCTACGAGAGCACGGCTGCAGACTCCTCCTCCACGCGCTGA